In Halobaculum rubrum, the following are encoded in one genomic region:
- a CDS encoding succinylglutamate desuccinylase/aspartoacylase family protein, which produces MTGADVFTYNGGRVDPGERQNIRFVVSETYLGDPVRIPVTIINGERPGPTAFLSAAAHGDELNGIEVVREVAHEWDLADLAGTLICLPVLNVPGFLAQQRYLPVYDRDLNRSFPGSADSTSAKRMAARIYTNFIDPCDFGLDFHTSTRGRTNMIHARADMGDSDAARLARAYGTNVIIDSEGSSGMLRTEAVTDGIPAITVEMGEAHRFQRALIDEALSGVRSTFAEYGMLEAEHVRWPGWRTVITEEREKTWLRADSGGMVDMHFERGSLVHEGDTVCTITNPFKDDNVAIEAPFTGLLVGILENPVVYPGNPLCHLVELGERTRRVVELDQSPSTVER; this is translated from the coding sequence ATGACCGGCGCCGACGTCTTCACGTACAACGGGGGTCGGGTGGACCCGGGAGAGCGACAGAACATCCGGTTCGTGGTGTCGGAGACGTATCTCGGCGACCCCGTCCGGATCCCGGTGACGATCATCAACGGCGAGCGGCCGGGACCGACCGCCTTCCTCTCGGCGGCCGCCCACGGCGACGAACTCAACGGGATCGAGGTCGTCAGAGAGGTGGCACACGAGTGGGACCTGGCGGACCTGGCGGGTACGCTCATCTGTCTGCCCGTGTTGAACGTTCCGGGCTTTCTCGCACAACAGCGCTACCTTCCGGTGTACGACCGCGACCTGAACCGCTCGTTCCCCGGTTCGGCGGACTCGACGAGCGCGAAGCGAATGGCCGCGCGCATCTACACGAACTTCATCGACCCGTGCGACTTCGGGCTGGACTTTCACACGTCGACGCGGGGGCGAACGAACATGATCCATGCCCGCGCCGACATGGGTGACTCCGACGCCGCTCGCCTCGCCCGGGCGTACGGAACGAACGTCATCATCGACAGCGAAGGCTCCTCCGGGATGCTCCGAACGGAGGCTGTGACCGACGGGATCCCGGCGATCACCGTCGAGATGGGCGAGGCACACCGCTTCCAGCGGGCGCTGATCGACGAGGCGCTCTCGGGGGTCCGCTCGACGTTCGCGGAGTACGGGATGCTTGAGGCCGAACACGTCCGCTGGCCGGGCTGGCGGACCGTGATCACCGAGGAACGCGAGAAGACGTGGCTCAGGGCCGACAGCGGCGGAATGGTCGACATGCACTTCGAACGAGGCTCGCTGGTCCACGAGGGGGACACGGTCTGTACCATCACGAACCCGTTCAAGGACGACAACGTCGCCATCGAGGCGCCGTTCACCGGTCTCCTCGTCGGCATCCTCGAGAACCCGGTGGTGTACCCCGGAAACCCGCTGTGTCACCTCGTCGAACTCGGTGAGCGGACCCGACGGGTCGTCGAACTGGACCAGAGCCCGAGCACTGTCGAGCGATGA
- a CDS encoding RimK family alpha-L-glutamate ligase: MTDDPVRVGVLSLHTSKETKAICNAVEALGHEPEWLRRENAAVSIEDGEVAIEPDVDVIANRMLLSNIEQPAEGLGLAHTFGRARPILNDPSAVLTAMHKFASAVALVEDGVRVPDALLALSNDRLNQGRDRFGSEGVYKTAIGTHGGGTWKIDLDEPVNPMVGNRQAFLQELIDRDDSRHHDTRVYVVGGEIVGAMNRYAPDGDWRTNVALGGDVEDATTSLDDEAAAMALQAAETVGLDYAGVDLVQGYDGWYVLEVNPTAGFKGLFAASGRSPAPYIARLAIERGGGSVDDDRVEELSAVLDDSTPACMPAERRINDGQTPTIGYIEQVNVAGTQGATQAYAKSDTGATRSSIDTQLAAEIGAGPIKSMTRVKSGSVKSGKARPVVDLVVGIGGEQHTVTASVEDRSHMEYPLLLGRDILQHYRVDVQRRADEGRNPESDEEEEEGSEE, encoded by the coding sequence ATGACTGACGATCCGGTACGCGTCGGGGTACTCTCCCTCCACACGAGCAAGGAGACGAAGGCGATCTGCAACGCGGTCGAGGCCCTGGGCCACGAGCCCGAGTGGCTCCGGCGGGAGAACGCGGCCGTCAGCATCGAGGACGGCGAGGTCGCGATCGAGCCGGACGTCGACGTGATCGCCAACCGGATGCTGCTGTCGAACATCGAACAGCCGGCGGAGGGACTCGGTCTCGCGCACACGTTCGGCCGCGCACGACCGATCCTCAACGACCCGTCGGCCGTGCTCACGGCGATGCACAAGTTCGCCTCCGCCGTCGCGCTGGTGGAGGACGGCGTCCGCGTCCCGGACGCGCTGCTGGCGCTGTCGAACGACCGACTCAATCAGGGTCGCGATCGGTTCGGGTCGGAGGGCGTGTACAAGACCGCGATCGGGACCCACGGCGGCGGGACCTGGAAGATCGACCTCGACGAGCCGGTCAACCCGATGGTCGGGAACCGGCAGGCGTTCCTGCAGGAGCTCATCGACCGCGACGATTCGAGACATCACGACACCCGCGTGTACGTCGTCGGCGGCGAGATCGTCGGCGCCATGAACCGCTACGCCCCGGATGGAGACTGGCGAACCAACGTCGCGCTCGGCGGCGACGTGGAGGACGCCACGACCTCGCTTGACGACGAGGCGGCGGCGATGGCGCTGCAGGCGGCCGAGACGGTCGGGCTCGATTACGCCGGCGTCGACCTCGTGCAGGGGTACGACGGCTGGTACGTGCTGGAAGTGAACCCGACCGCCGGATTCAAAGGGCTGTTCGCAGCGAGCGGTCGCTCGCCGGCGCCCTACATCGCCCGGCTGGCCATCGAGCGCGGCGGCGGCAGCGTCGACGACGACCGCGTCGAGGAGCTGTCGGCGGTGCTCGACGATTCGACGCCGGCGTGTATGCCCGCCGAGCGCCGGATCAACGACGGGCAGACCCCGACTATCGGGTACATCGAGCAGGTCAACGTCGCCGGGACGCAAGGAGCGACACAGGCGTACGCGAAGTCCGACACCGGCGCGACCCGCTCGTCGATCGACACGCAGCTGGCCGCGGAGATCGGCGCCGGGCCGATCAAGAGCATGACCCGGGTCAAGTCGGGGTCGGTGAAGTCCGGGAAGGCTCGGCCGGTCGTCGACCTCGTCGTCGGGATCGGCGGCGAACAGCACACCGTCACCGCCAGCGTCGAGGACCGCTCGCACATGGAGTACCCGCTCCTCCTCGGACGCGACATCCTCCAACACTACCGCGTCGACGTGCAGCGCCGTGCCGACGAGGGCCGGAACCCCGAGAGCGACGAGGAGGAAGAAGAGGGCTCCGAGGAGTAG
- a CDS encoding DUF5786 family protein — MGFGSYDESEQERQQNDGADAADGSTVDAHENDHEGEASFEAGASTDDLVSQLQTMKDEDEDDEE; from the coding sequence ATGGGCTTCGGGAGCTACGATGAATCCGAGCAGGAACGTCAGCAGAACGACGGCGCCGACGCGGCCGACGGGTCGACCGTCGACGCCCACGAGAACGACCACGAGGGCGAGGCGAGCTTCGAGGCGGGCGCCTCGACCGACGACCTGGTCTCGCAGCTGCAGACGATGAAGGACGAAGACGAGGACGACGAGGAGTAA
- a CDS encoding archaellin/type IV pilin N-terminal domain-containing protein, producing MFEFITDEEERGQVGIGTLIVFIAMVLVAAIAAGVLINTAGFLQSKSQETGQQSSKQVSNRLQEVATVGNVTGDPEKVDYVNVTVTQAPGAGEIDLQNATVTWIGPQGTYQLTHGANYSADGGGVAADTQEFGHKVTKDADNSAPVLNDPDDRLQLVFDVSAYTDNLGEGEEVTIKINTMAGATTSIRFTVPEALGQKEAVEL from the coding sequence ATGTTCGAATTCATCACGGACGAGGAAGAGCGCGGGCAGGTGGGTATCGGAACCCTCATCGTGTTCATCGCGATGGTGCTGGTGGCGGCGATCGCCGCCGGCGTCCTCATCAACACCGCAGGATTCCTCCAGAGCAAGTCACAGGAGACCGGACAACAGAGCAGTAAGCAAGTCAGTAACCGTCTGCAAGAGGTCGCCACGGTCGGGAACGTTACTGGCGATCCCGAGAAAGTGGACTACGTGAACGTGACGGTGACGCAGGCACCTGGTGCTGGTGAGATCGACCTCCAGAATGCAACCGTCACTTGGATCGGACCACAGGGAACGTACCAGCTGACGCACGGTGCGAACTACAGCGCCGATGGAGGAGGGGTGGCGGCGGATACCCAGGAGTTCGGTCACAAGGTGACGAAAGACGCGGACAACTCCGCACCGGTACTGAACGACCCTGACGATCGTCTTCAGCTTGTCTTCGATGTCAGTGCGTACACCGACAATCTCGGTGAGGGTGAGGAAGTGACGATCAAGATCAACACGATGGCCGGGGCGACGACGAGCATCCGCTTCACCGTCCCCGAAGCGCTCGGACAGAAGGAAGCCGTCGAGCTGTAA
- a CDS encoding DNA-3-methyladenine glycosylase family protein, with protein sequence MPVDADAEAFDDLDPADREALEALRGDDRLGPVIDRHGPLTVDPAADPFERLVVSILRQQVSMASAAATRERLFDAVEVTPEGLLAADEETLKDAGLSRQKTRYVGNVAEAFADNDWDREAFAAMDDEAVREELTAITGVGEWTANMQLLFSLGRPDVFPVGDLGIRKGMEELYGREMSRAEMVEAAERWAPYRSYASLYLWRAKEDIAASVDEVVEEE encoded by the coding sequence ATGCCAGTGGACGCAGACGCCGAGGCGTTCGACGATCTCGACCCGGCCGACCGCGAGGCGCTGGAGGCGCTCCGGGGCGACGACCGGCTCGGCCCCGTGATCGACCGCCATGGCCCGCTCACGGTCGATCCCGCCGCGGACCCGTTCGAACGGCTCGTCGTGTCGATCCTTCGCCAGCAGGTGTCGATGGCGTCCGCGGCGGCGACGCGCGAACGCCTCTTCGACGCGGTGGAGGTGACGCCCGAGGGACTGCTCGCGGCCGACGAGGAGACGCTGAAGGATGCCGGCCTCTCCCGACAGAAGACGCGGTACGTCGGCAACGTCGCCGAGGCGTTCGCCGACAACGACTGGGATCGCGAGGCGTTCGCCGCGATGGACGACGAGGCGGTGCGCGAGGAGCTAACCGCGATCACCGGCGTCGGCGAGTGGACCGCGAACATGCAGCTGTTGTTCTCGCTCGGGCGACCGGACGTGTTCCCCGTCGGCGATCTCGGGATCAGAAAGGGGATGGAGGAGCTGTACGGCCGCGAGATGAGCCGGGCGGAGATGGTCGAGGCGGCCGAGCGCTGGGCGCCGTACCGCAGCTACGCGTCGCTGTACCTGTGGCGGGCGAAGGAGGACATCGCCGCGAGCGTCGACGAGGTCGTCGAGGAGGAGTAG
- a CDS encoding 3-hydroxyacyl-CoA dehydrogenase/enoyl-CoA hydratase family protein, producing the protein MDVDDVETVAVLGAGNMGHGIAEVAALAGFDVNLRDINEEFVQNGYDQIEWSLGKLAEKDQISESDADAALDRVTAVVPVEDAVADADLVIEAVPEKMDIKKDVYTEVEEHAPDRAVFASNTSSLSITELSEVTEREERFCGMHFFNPPVRMQLVEVISGAHTADGTMDLVEDVAERMDKTAVRVRKDSPGFIVNRVLVPLMNEAAWLVHEGEATVESVDSTTKYDMGLPMGSFELADQVGIDVGVHVLEYMHEVLGDAYEPCPLLTEKVDNENLGKKTGTGFYDYEDGPGAEIPSDEVDEDVKHALLAVMANEVAGLIGNDVADAGDIDQAVKLGAGFPDGPAKMADGIGLDALLSTLEERHEETGAERYEAVDYLRELVDEGRGFYGGDGDEAGDAVEFETIRIEREGRVGHIVLDRPHRMNTISGELLDELGVAIEELEADDDVRAVLVTGEGERAFSAGADVQSMAAGGGDPLQSVELSRKGQSTFGKFESSDLPVVAGIDGYCLGGGMEFATCADMRVASERSELGQPEHNLGLLPGWGGTQRLRHIVGEGRAKEIIFTADRYDAETMADYGFINELVANDELEEAAMDLAQDLAAGPPVAQRYTKRAMLAGRDDTDAGLEIEAQAFGQLMNTEDLMEGVMAFMSDEDPEFEGT; encoded by the coding sequence ATGGACGTTGATGACGTAGAAACGGTCGCGGTACTGGGCGCCGGAAACATGGGCCACGGGATCGCGGAGGTCGCCGCGCTCGCGGGGTTCGACGTGAACCTGCGGGACATCAACGAGGAGTTCGTTCAGAACGGCTACGACCAGATCGAGTGGTCGCTCGGTAAGCTCGCAGAGAAAGACCAGATCTCCGAGAGCGACGCCGACGCCGCGCTCGACCGCGTGACGGCTGTCGTCCCCGTCGAGGACGCCGTCGCCGACGCCGACCTCGTGATCGAGGCGGTGCCCGAGAAGATGGACATCAAGAAGGACGTGTACACCGAGGTCGAGGAGCACGCGCCGGACCGCGCCGTCTTCGCGTCGAACACCTCCAGCCTCTCGATCACGGAGCTGTCGGAGGTGACCGAGCGCGAGGAGCGCTTCTGCGGGATGCACTTCTTCAACCCGCCGGTGCGCATGCAGCTCGTCGAGGTCATCTCGGGCGCGCACACCGCCGACGGGACGATGGATCTCGTCGAGGACGTCGCCGAGCGGATGGACAAGACCGCGGTCCGCGTCCGGAAGGACTCGCCGGGCTTCATCGTCAACCGCGTGCTCGTCCCCCTGATGAACGAGGCGGCGTGGCTCGTCCACGAGGGCGAGGCGACCGTCGAGTCGGTCGACTCCACGACGAAGTACGACATGGGGCTCCCGATGGGGAGCTTCGAGTTGGCCGACCAGGTCGGCATCGACGTGGGCGTCCACGTGCTCGAGTACATGCACGAGGTGCTCGGCGACGCCTACGAGCCGTGTCCGCTGCTGACTGAGAAGGTCGACAACGAGAACCTGGGCAAGAAGACCGGGACGGGGTTCTACGACTACGAGGACGGCCCCGGCGCGGAGATCCCTTCCGACGAGGTCGACGAGGACGTCAAGCACGCCCTGCTGGCGGTGATGGCCAACGAGGTCGCCGGCCTGATCGGCAACGACGTCGCCGACGCCGGCGACATCGACCAGGCGGTGAAGCTCGGGGCGGGCTTCCCCGACGGTCCCGCGAAGATGGCCGACGGGATCGGTCTCGACGCGTTGCTCTCGACGCTCGAGGAGCGCCACGAGGAGACGGGCGCCGAGCGCTACGAGGCGGTCGACTACCTCCGCGAACTCGTCGACGAGGGTCGCGGCTTCTACGGCGGCGACGGCGACGAGGCCGGGGACGCGGTCGAGTTCGAGACGATCCGCATCGAGCGGGAGGGCCGCGTCGGCCACATCGTCCTCGACCGGCCCCACCGGATGAACACGATCTCCGGCGAGCTGCTGGACGAGCTCGGCGTCGCGATCGAGGAGCTGGAGGCCGACGACGACGTGCGCGCGGTGCTGGTCACCGGCGAGGGCGAGCGCGCCTTCTCCGCCGGCGCCGACGTACAGAGCATGGCCGCCGGCGGCGGCGACCCGCTGCAGTCGGTCGAGCTCTCCCGCAAGGGCCAGTCGACGTTCGGGAAGTTCGAGTCGTCGGACCTGCCGGTCGTCGCCGGCATCGACGGCTACTGCCTCGGCGGCGGCATGGAGTTCGCCACCTGCGCGGACATGCGAGTCGCCTCCGAGCGGTCCGAGCTGGGCCAGCCGGAGCACAATCTCGGCCTGCTACCCGGCTGGGGCGGCACCCAGCGCCTCCGTCACATCGTCGGCGAGGGCCGCGCCAAGGAGATCATCTTCACCGCCGACCGCTACGACGCGGAGACGATGGCCGACTACGGCTTCATCAACGAACTCGTCGCGAACGACGAACTCGAGGAGGCGGCGATGGACCTCGCGCAGGATCTGGCCGCCGGGCCGCCGGTCGCCCAGCGCTACACGAAGCGCGCGATGCTCGCCGGACGCGACGACACCGACGCCGGGCTGGAGATCGAGGCGCAGGCGTTCGGCCAGCTGATGAACACCGAGGACCTCATGGAGGGCGTGATGGCGTTCATGTCCGACGAGGATCCGGAGTTCGAAGGGACGTAG
- a CDS encoding class I SAM-dependent methyltransferase — translation MNPDEVREDWAEREGKFSPRYYAEEGPDEVSEAIRSAIEFYVGTDARVLELGCGSGRHLEHLRHNGFDRLAGIDINDESFDVMGEFFPTLAETGEFHTGAIEDLLPEFDDDAFDAVYSVETLQHVHPDDVWVFEEVVRVCDDLLVTAENEGNGAKRGREGAEVSYVDDEFPLYHRNWRDVFSELGGVQVVNEPTERDTIRAFKLA, via the coding sequence ATGAACCCCGACGAGGTCCGCGAGGACTGGGCCGAGCGCGAGGGGAAGTTCTCCCCGCGCTACTACGCGGAGGAGGGACCCGACGAGGTGAGCGAGGCGATCCGATCGGCGATCGAGTTCTACGTCGGCACGGACGCCCGGGTGCTCGAACTCGGCTGCGGCTCGGGTCGCCACCTCGAACACCTCCGGCACAACGGCTTCGACCGCCTCGCCGGCATCGACATCAACGACGAGTCGTTCGACGTGATGGGCGAGTTCTTCCCGACGCTCGCGGAGACGGGCGAGTTTCACACGGGCGCCATCGAGGACCTGCTCCCGGAGTTCGACGACGACGCGTTCGACGCGGTGTACTCCGTCGAGACGCTCCAGCACGTCCACCCGGACGACGTGTGGGTGTTCGAGGAGGTCGTGCGGGTCTGCGACGACCTGCTCGTCACCGCCGAGAACGAGGGCAACGGCGCGAAGCGGGGTCGCGAGGGCGCCGAGGTGAGCTACGTCGACGACGAGTTCCCGCTGTACCACCGGAACTGGCGAGACGTGTTCTCCGAGTTGGGCGGCGTACAGGTGGTGAACGAGCCGACCGAACGGGACACGATCCGGGCGTTCAAGCTGGCCTGA
- a CDS encoding SDR family NAD(P)-dependent oxidoreductase, translating into MTSFDTSAIDELEPRSRYDGTVAVVTGSTRGIGAGVAKRLAAEGARVVVTGRSEDAGAETVAAIEDAGGEAVFVRADMRDPDDIAALFEATAEEFGRLDVLVNNAGVETYTAADEAELDDWNFVLETDFRSYWLCAKHAREHMDEGAIVNMSSNHAFATTPGIFPYNAVKAGINGMTRSMALDFGPDVRVNTVNPGWVAIDRTTGDMDEERREELASIHPTGRVGVPEDVAAAVAFLASDEAGFVTGASLTIDGGRSAVLQDDFLPDYRERREE; encoded by the coding sequence ATGACCAGCTTCGACACCTCCGCCATCGACGAACTCGAACCACGATCCAGATACGACGGGACGGTCGCCGTCGTCACCGGCTCCACCCGTGGCATCGGCGCGGGCGTCGCGAAGCGACTCGCGGCCGAGGGAGCACGAGTGGTCGTCACCGGCCGCAGCGAGGACGCCGGCGCCGAGACCGTCGCCGCCATCGAGGACGCCGGCGGCGAGGCCGTCTTCGTCCGCGCGGACATGCGCGACCCCGACGACATCGCGGCGCTGTTCGAGGCGACCGCCGAGGAGTTCGGCCGCCTCGACGTGCTCGTGAACAACGCGGGCGTCGAGACGTACACCGCCGCCGACGAGGCCGAACTGGACGACTGGAACTTCGTCCTCGAAACGGACTTCCGATCCTACTGGCTCTGCGCGAAGCACGCCCGCGAGCACATGGACGAGGGCGCGATCGTCAACATGTCCAGTAACCACGCGTTCGCGACGACGCCGGGCATCTTCCCGTACAACGCGGTCAAGGCCGGCATCAACGGGATGACCCGGTCGATGGCGCTCGACTTCGGCCCCGACGTGCGCGTCAACACGGTGAACCCCGGCTGGGTCGCCATCGACCGGACCACCGGCGACATGGACGAGGAGCGCCGCGAGGAACTCGCGAGCATCCACCCGACCGGCCGGGTCGGCGTCCCCGAGGACGTCGCCGCGGCGGTGGCGTTCCTCGCCAGCGACGAGGCGGGATTCGTCACCGGCGCGAGCCTCACGATCGACGGCGGTCGGTCGGCGGTGCTACAGGATGACTTCCTGCCTGACTACCGGGAACGCCGCGAGGAGTGA
- the dgoD gene encoding galactonate dehydratase: MTEIVDYELYAVPPRWLFLKLECADGSVGWGEPVVEGRARTVRGAVEELVEEYLLGEDPAPVADHWERLYRGGFYRGGPVLMSAIAGIDQALWDLTGKHLGAPVHELLGGPVRERVRVYQWVGGDRPAGVAEAAAEKVDAGFTALKMNATPELERVESPDTIEQAAERLRTVREAVGPEVDIGIDFHGRATKTAAKQLAAALEPYDPFFIEEPVLPEHNDALADIAASTSTPIATGERLFHRTDFKQVLEENAVDIIQPDPSHAGGITECHRIASMAGAYDVSIAPHCPLGPVALASCLQLDAVAPNALIQEQSLDIHYNETSDVLDYLADPSVFEYEDGFVPVPDGPGLGVDIDEDVLEERDGHDDWHNPVWRRPDGSVAEW, translated from the coding sequence ATGACCGAGATCGTCGACTACGAGCTGTACGCGGTGCCGCCGCGGTGGCTGTTTCTGAAGCTAGAGTGTGCCGATGGCTCCGTCGGCTGGGGCGAGCCGGTGGTAGAAGGGCGCGCGCGGACGGTCCGCGGCGCCGTCGAGGAACTCGTCGAGGAGTACCTGCTCGGCGAGGATCCCGCCCCCGTCGCGGACCACTGGGAGCGACTGTACCGCGGGGGGTTCTACCGCGGCGGCCCCGTTCTCATGTCCGCCATCGCGGGGATCGATCAGGCGCTGTGGGACCTGACGGGGAAACACCTCGGCGCCCCAGTCCACGAGCTTCTGGGGGGGCCGGTCCGCGAACGCGTCCGGGTGTACCAGTGGGTCGGCGGCGACCGCCCCGCGGGCGTTGCCGAGGCGGCCGCCGAGAAGGTCGACGCGGGCTTCACCGCGCTGAAGATGAACGCGACGCCCGAACTGGAGCGCGTCGAGTCCCCCGACACGATCGAGCAGGCCGCCGAGCGCCTGCGTACGGTCCGCGAGGCCGTGGGGCCGGAGGTCGACATCGGCATCGACTTCCACGGTCGGGCGACGAAGACCGCGGCGAAACAGCTCGCGGCGGCACTGGAACCCTACGACCCGTTCTTCATCGAGGAGCCGGTGCTCCCCGAGCACAACGACGCGCTCGCCGACATCGCCGCGAGCACCAGCACCCCCATCGCGACCGGGGAGCGGCTGTTCCACCGCACCGACTTCAAGCAGGTGCTGGAGGAGAACGCGGTCGACATCATCCAGCCGGATCCGAGCCACGCGGGCGGCATCACCGAGTGTCACCGCATCGCGTCGATGGCCGGCGCCTACGACGTGTCGATCGCGCCGCACTGCCCGCTCGGCCCGGTCGCGCTCGCGTCCTGTCTCCAACTGGACGCCGTCGCGCCGAACGCGCTCATCCAGGAGCAGAGTCTCGACATCCACTACAACGAGACGAGCGACGTGCTCGACTACCTCGCGGACCCGTCGGTGTTCGAGTACGAGGACGGCTTCGTTCCGGTTCCCGATGGCCCGGGACTCGGCGTCGACATCGATGAGGACGTGCTCGAGGAACGCGACGGCCACGACGACTGGCACAACCCCGTCTGGCGCCGCCCGGACGGGAGCGTCGCCGAGTGGTGA
- a CDS encoding BolA family protein, producing the protein MSMSTDEVEAAIEAGIPDSEATVTTPRVPDEEHEDAHFAAVVVSPAFEGKSLVQQHELVYDAVGDAMTREVHALEIKTYTPEEYEEHGE; encoded by the coding sequence ATGAGCATGAGCACGGACGAAGTCGAAGCGGCCATCGAGGCCGGCATTCCGGACAGTGAAGCGACCGTTACGACGCCCCGAGTCCCCGACGAGGAACACGAGGACGCCCACTTCGCCGCGGTCGTCGTCTCGCCCGCCTTCGAGGGGAAGTCGCTCGTCCAGCAGCACGAGCTGGTGTACGACGCCGTCGGCGACGCGATGACCCGGGAGGTGCACGCGCTGGAGATCAAGACGTACACGCCCGAAGAGTACGAGGAACACGGCGAATAG
- a CDS encoding MOSC domain-containing protein yields the protein MSEDALATTLDRIRVFPIKSLDGVDVDAAALAPGGGLSRDREFALVDADGDYVNGKNERRIHRVSAEFDLDARIVSLAAPHDVDAPAPATFDLDDPDEREGIASWVGAFLGDEVDLIGERAGGYPDDTELTGPTVVSRGTLREVASWFDCVGVDSMRRRLRANVELASEEPFVEDRLVAEPDERVRFRVGGAELLGVNPCQRCVVPSRDPDTGAEFDDFRTRFVRKREETMPDWSGGARFDHAFRLMVNTAVPDGSVGGTLRLGDDVRSLGTEPE from the coding sequence ATGAGCGAGGACGCGCTCGCGACGACGCTCGATCGGATCCGGGTGTTCCCGATCAAGTCGCTCGACGGGGTCGACGTGGACGCCGCCGCACTCGCGCCGGGCGGTGGGCTCTCGCGGGACCGGGAGTTCGCGCTGGTCGACGCCGACGGCGACTACGTGAACGGGAAGAACGAACGACGGATCCACCGCGTGTCCGCGGAGTTCGACCTCGACGCACGGATCGTTTCGCTTGCGGCCCCACACGACGTCGACGCCCCCGCGCCCGCGACGTTCGACCTCGACGACCCCGACGAGCGAGAGGGTATCGCGTCGTGGGTCGGGGCGTTCCTCGGCGACGAGGTGGATCTGATCGGCGAGCGAGCGGGGGGCTATCCGGACGACACGGAGCTGACGGGGCCGACGGTGGTGTCGCGGGGGACGCTCCGCGAGGTCGCCTCGTGGTTCGACTGCGTGGGCGTCGACTCGATGCGCCGGCGCCTCCGCGCGAACGTCGAACTCGCGAGCGAGGAGCCGTTCGTCGAGGACCGACTCGTCGCCGAGCCCGACGAGCGGGTTCGCTTCCGGGTCGGCGGCGCCGAACTGCTCGGGGTGAACCCCTGCCAGCGCTGCGTCGTCCCCTCGCGCGACCCCGACACGGGCGCGGAGTTCGACGACTTCCGGACGCGGTTCGTCCGCAAGCGCGAGGAGACGATGCCCGACTGGAGCGGTGGCGCGCGCTTCGACCACGCGTTCCGGCTGATGGTGAACACGGCCGTTCCCGACGGAAGCGTGGGCGGGACGCTCCGCCTCGGCGACGACGTGCGGAGCCTCGGTACGGAACCGGAGTAG
- the psmA gene encoding archaeal proteasome endopeptidase complex subunit alpha yields the protein MRGNDQQAYDRGTSLFSPDGRIYQVEYAREAVSRGAPSVGVRTSEGVVLAAQAQASSSLMESESIEKLHKLDDHVGTASAGHVADARQLIDHARRMAQGNRLRYREPVGVETLTKYITDHIQENTQRGGTRPYGAALLIGGFENGRPRLFGADPSGTPHEWKATAIGGSRQEIQELLEDEWSEDLTLDDGIGLALRALFDINDELTANDVSLSTVSEDGYTAFTADEITDLVESLDLVSDEDADGDEADEE from the coding sequence ATGAGGGGGAACGACCAGCAGGCGTACGACCGCGGAACCTCGCTGTTCTCCCCGGACGGCCGCATCTACCAGGTCGAGTACGCCCGCGAGGCAGTCTCTCGCGGCGCGCCCTCCGTCGGCGTCAGGACGAGCGAGGGCGTCGTGCTCGCGGCGCAGGCACAGGCGTCCTCCAGCCTGATGGAGTCGGAGTCCATCGAGAAGCTCCACAAGCTTGACGACCACGTCGGAACCGCCAGCGCCGGCCACGTCGCCGACGCCCGGCAGCTCATCGACCACGCTCGCCGGATGGCGCAGGGCAACCGCCTGCGCTACCGCGAACCGGTCGGCGTCGAGACGCTGACGAAGTACATCACGGACCACATCCAGGAGAACACCCAGCGCGGCGGCACGCGCCCGTACGGCGCCGCGCTCCTCATCGGCGGCTTCGAGAACGGTCGCCCGCGCCTGTTCGGCGCCGACCCCTCGGGGACGCCCCACGAGTGGAAGGCCACCGCCATCGGCGGCTCCCGCCAGGAGATCCAGGAGCTGCTGGAGGACGAGTGGAGCGAGGACCTCACGCTCGACGACGGGATCGGGCTCGCGCTGCGCGCGCTGTTCGACATCAACGACGAGCTCACCGCGAACGACGTCTCCCTCTCGACGGTCTCCGAGGACGGCTACACCGCCTTCACGGCCGACGAGATCACGGACCTCGTCGAGAGCCTCGACTTGGTCAGCGACGAGGACGCGGACGGCGACGAAGCAGACGAGGAGTAA